The following coding sequences are from one Devosia neptuniae window:
- the ubiE gene encoding bifunctional demethylmenaquinone methyltransferase/2-methoxy-6-polyprenyl-1,4-benzoquinol methylase UbiE codes for MVRAKRKREASNAMNGARETTHFGEQTVALEDKQGLVNKVFHDVADRYDLMNDLMSGGIHRIWKDAMVADLAPPKTGSRPYKVLDMAGGTGDVAERIINASVGYAEVVVSDINSDMLRVGAERAKAWRFPAQASFVEANAEELPFPDNSFDAYTIAFGIRNVPRIQQALGEAHRVLKRGGRILVLEFSQVDVPGLDSLYNAFSDRVIPPMGKMVTGDGQPYQYLVESIRKFPSPPIFSGMLAEAGFKRVKHTPYTGNIAALFSGWKI; via the coding sequence ATGGTGCGCGCGAAACGCAAAAGAGAAGCGAGCAATGCCATGAATGGTGCGCGTGAAACCACCCATTTCGGCGAACAGACCGTGGCGCTCGAAGACAAGCAGGGCCTGGTCAACAAGGTCTTTCACGACGTGGCCGACCGCTACGACCTGATGAACGACCTGATGAGCGGGGGCATTCACCGCATCTGGAAGGATGCCATGGTGGCTGATCTCGCCCCGCCCAAGACCGGTTCGCGCCCCTATAAGGTGCTCGATATGGCCGGCGGCACGGGGGACGTGGCCGAACGCATCATCAATGCCTCGGTGGGCTATGCCGAGGTCGTGGTCTCCGACATCAATTCGGATATGCTGCGGGTCGGCGCCGAGCGGGCCAAGGCCTGGCGCTTTCCGGCGCAGGCCAGTTTCGTCGAAGCCAATGCGGAGGAATTGCCGTTCCCGGACAACAGCTTTGACGCCTATACGATCGCGTTCGGCATCCGCAATGTGCCGCGTATCCAGCAGGCTTTGGGCGAGGCGCATCGCGTGCTCAAGCGCGGCGGGCGCATCCTGGTGCTCGAATTTTCCCAGGTCGACGTGCCCGGGCTCGATAGCCTCTACAATGCCTTTTCCGACCGGGTGATCCCGCCCATGGGCAAGATGGTGACCGGGGACGGCCAGCCCTATCAGTATCTCGTCGAATCGATCCGCAAATTCCCCAGCCCGCCAATATTCTCGGGCATGCTGGCCGAAGCGGGGTTCAAGCGGGTCAAGCACACGCCCTATACCGGCAATATCGCGGCGCTGTTTTCGGGGTGGAAGATTTGA
- the ubiB gene encoding 2-polyprenylphenol 6-hydroxylase, producing the protein MLISAYYRLARAGYVLAREGALSIVSAKDLPGPLKLGIWLGRLIERPSVRKTGHVERLNKALNLLGPTYVKFGQTLATRPDVVGPQIANDLAGLQDKMDPFDATLVPAILSEALESKAAELTELSPPIAAASIAQVHKARLVPANGLPRTVAVKILRPGVAQRFMADIESYYAGAALAERFVLSTKRLKPTQVVETLDRSARLELDLRLEAAAISEMAENIKDDTGFVIPTVSWDHVAQNVLTTTWVDGIPIRDHAALDAAGVDRKALAAKVLQSFLRHAIRDGFFHADMHPGNLFADPRTGNVIAVDFGIMGRINRRERRFLADILYGFITRNYRLVAERHFDIGYVPKDQSVDDFALAIRSIGEPLHGRTAQDISMARVLGQLFVITDLFNMQTRPELVLLQKSMVLVEGVARALDPSLDIWTVAEPVVGDWLRKEEGPLGRVQDIRDQLSIFAEAAQRVPVILGQAELALNDYHANKRPPDRLTRWALLLVAAAGTIFFAVATVRVLLSTS; encoded by the coding sequence ATGCTGATCTCCGCCTATTACCGGCTGGCGCGGGCCGGCTATGTGCTGGCGCGCGAGGGGGCGCTGTCGATTGTTTCGGCCAAGGACCTGCCGGGGCCGCTCAAGCTCGGGATCTGGCTGGGGCGGTTGATCGAGCGGCCCAGCGTGCGCAAGACCGGGCATGTCGAACGGCTGAACAAGGCGCTCAACCTGCTGGGGCCGACCTATGTCAAATTCGGCCAGACGCTGGCCACCCGGCCCGATGTGGTGGGGCCGCAGATCGCCAACGATCTGGCGGGCCTGCAGGACAAGATGGACCCGTTCGATGCCACGCTGGTGCCGGCCATCCTCAGCGAGGCGCTGGAAAGCAAGGCGGCGGAGCTGACTGAACTCAGCCCGCCCATTGCCGCGGCCTCGATTGCCCAGGTGCACAAGGCGCGGCTGGTGCCGGCCAATGGGCTGCCCAGGACCGTGGCGGTCAAGATCCTGCGGCCCGGCGTGGCGCAGCGCTTCATGGCCGATATCGAAAGCTATTATGCCGGCGCGGCTCTGGCCGAACGCTTCGTGCTCTCCACCAAGCGGCTCAAGCCGACCCAGGTGGTGGAAACGCTGGACCGCTCGGCGCGGCTGGAACTCGACCTGCGGCTCGAAGCCGCCGCCATTTCGGAAATGGCCGAGAATATCAAGGACGATACCGGCTTCGTCATCCCGACCGTCAGCTGGGACCATGTGGCGCAGAATGTGCTGACCACGACCTGGGTTGATGGCATTCCGATCCGCGATCATGCCGCGCTCGATGCGGCCGGGGTGGACCGCAAGGCGCTGGCGGCCAAGGTGCTGCAGAGCTTTTTGCGCCATGCCATTCGCGACGGCTTTTTCCATGCCGACATGCATCCGGGCAACCTGTTTGCCGATCCGCGCACCGGGAACGTGATCGCGGTGGATTTCGGCATTATGGGCCGCATCAATCGCCGGGAACGCCGGTTCCTCGCCGATATCCTTTACGGCTTCATCACCCGCAATTATCGCCTGGTGGCCGAACGCCATTTCGATATCGGCTATGTGCCCAAGGACCAGTCGGTCGACGATTTTGCCCTCGCCATCCGCTCCATCGGCGAGCCGCTGCATGGCCGCACCGCGCAGGACATTTCCATGGCGCGGGTGCTCGGACAACTCTTTGTCATCACCGACCTGTTCAACATGCAGACCCGGCCCGAACTGGTGCTGCTGCAGAAATCCATGGTGCTGGTGGAGGGCGTCGCGCGGGCGCTCGACCCGTCGCTGGACATCTGGACCGTGGCCGAGCCGGTGGTGGGCGATTGGCTGCGCAAGGAGGAAGGCCCGCTCGGCCGGGTGCAGGATATCAGGGATCAGCTCAGCATTTTTGCCGAGGCGGCGCAGCGCGTGCCGGTCATTCTGGGGCAGGCCGAACTGGCGCTGAACGATTATCACGCCAATAAGCGCCCGCCCGACCGGCTGACGCGCTGGGCGCTGCTGCTGGTGGCGGCGGCGGGCACGATTTTCTTTGCCGTGGCCACGGTGCGCGTGCTGCTCTCGACCTCCTGA
- the dut gene encoding dUTP diphosphatase → MAEAPFSIGLVWLAHGEGLPLPARQSAGAAGMDLVAALPQGDTLVLAPGKRALVPCGFAMALPEGYEAQVRPRSGLAVKFGITVLNAPGTIDADYRGEVMVPLINLGEDDFAVRRGDRIAQMVVAPVSDVRFRLEETLDETERGANGFGSTGRSLG, encoded by the coding sequence ATGGCTGAGGCCCCATTTTCCATCGGTCTGGTCTGGCTTGCCCATGGCGAGGGCCTGCCCTTGCCGGCGCGGCAAAGCGCGGGGGCGGCGGGGATGGACCTTGTCGCGGCCTTGCCCCAAGGCGACACTCTGGTGCTGGCGCCCGGCAAGCGGGCCTTGGTGCCCTGCGGCTTTGCCATGGCCCTGCCCGAGGGCTACGAGGCGCAGGTGCGGCCGCGCTCCGGCCTCGCGGTCAAGTTTGGCATTACCGTGCTCAATGCGCCCGGGACGATCGACGCCGATTATCGCGGTGAGGTCATGGTACCCCTGATCAACCTGGGCGAAGATGATTTCGCGGTGCGGCGCGGCGACCGCATCGCCCAGATGGTGGTCGCGCCGGTCAGTGACGTGCGGTTCAGGCTTGAGGAGACGCTGGATGAAACGGAACGCGGCGCCAATGGATTTGGCTCGACTGGCCGTAGCCTGGGCTAG
- a CDS encoding DUF2259 domain-containing protein gives MDLARLAVAWASALLMLLAVPAWAGDRAGIDFIGFSEDGGFFAFEEFGIQDGSGFAYANLYVIDMARDAWVKDTPVRIRVDDETISLAEVRKRAQRQAKPVLDRLGIDGAVEVLALNGDGALDSNPGELNFGLPGYGRDEPRGDYRLSLASHIVTSPLPCADWFSMPPMGYQLTLSEGENARLVHDEDSIPESRGCAQEYRLYAVLQPFWAQEIDKAVAIVAVYPGGFEGPDRRFIAVPLGD, from the coding sequence ATGGATTTGGCTCGACTGGCCGTAGCCTGGGCTAGCGCCCTGCTGATGCTGCTGGCCGTGCCCGCCTGGGCCGGTGATCGGGCGGGCATCGACTTCATCGGCTTTTCCGAGGATGGCGGTTTTTTTGCCTTTGAGGAATTCGGCATCCAGGATGGCTCGGGCTTTGCCTATGCCAATCTCTATGTGATCGACATGGCGCGCGACGCTTGGGTCAAGGATACCCCAGTCCGCATCCGAGTGGACGACGAGACCATTAGCCTGGCCGAAGTCCGCAAACGGGCGCAACGCCAGGCCAAGCCGGTGCTGGATCGGCTGGGGATCGATGGGGCGGTCGAAGTGCTGGCGCTCAATGGCGATGGTGCGCTGGACAGCAATCCGGGTGAGTTGAATTTCGGCCTGCCCGGCTATGGCCGCGACGAGCCGCGCGGCGATTATCGGCTCAGCCTGGCCAGCCATATCGTCACCTCCCCGCTGCCCTGCGCCGACTGGTTCAGCATGCCGCCCATGGGCTATCAGCTGACATTGAGCGAGGGTGAGAACGCGCGCCTGGTGCATGACGAGGACAGCATCCCCGAATCGCGCGGCTGTGCGCAGGAATATCGGCTCTATGCGGTGCTGCAGCCCTTCTGGGCGCAGGAGATCGACAAGGCCGTGGCCATTGTCGCTGTCTATCCCGGCGGCTTTGAGGGGCCCGACCGGCGCTTCATCGCCGTGCCGCTGGGCGACTAG
- a CDS encoding HesA/MoeB/ThiF family protein, with protein sequence MVFSPEESRRYARHLVLKGMGGGGQQALQRARVLVVGAGGLGSPVIAYLAGAGVGALGIVDHDSVSLSNLQRQVIHTTAGIGTGKVVSAAAFAQGLNPHAGIVPHAERLDASNVDRLVEAYDLVLDGTDNLVTRRIVAAAAERLGKPLVSGAVSMFDGQVTVFAPGGPGFAALYPEDASDDDLPSCEATGILGPLTGVIGTLMAMEAIKLITGIGTPLIGRVLTYDGKDARFSEFSY encoded by the coding sequence ATGGTGTTTTCGCCCGAGGAAAGCCGCCGCTATGCCCGCCACCTGGTGCTCAAGGGCATGGGCGGGGGCGGCCAGCAGGCACTGCAACGCGCCCGCGTGCTGGTAGTGGGCGCCGGCGGGCTGGGCAGCCCGGTCATCGCCTATCTCGCGGGAGCGGGCGTGGGGGCGCTGGGTATTGTCGATCACGACAGCGTCTCGCTCTCCAACCTGCAGCGGCAGGTGATCCACACTACGGCGGGCATCGGCACCGGCAAGGTGGTGAGCGCCGCCGCCTTTGCCCAGGGGCTCAATCCCCATGCCGGCATCGTGCCCCATGCCGAGCGGCTGGATGCCAGCAATGTCGATCGGCTGGTGGAGGCTTATGACCTGGTGCTCGACGGCACCGATAATCTGGTTACTCGCCGCATCGTGGCGGCAGCAGCCGAGCGCCTGGGCAAGCCGCTGGTCTCCGGCGCCGTCTCGATGTTTGACGGCCAGGTCACGGTCTTCGCGCCGGGTGGACCCGGCTTTGCCGCGCTCTATCCCGAGGACGCCAGCGATGATGACCTGCCAAGCTGCGAGGCCACCGGCATATTGGGGCCGCTGACCGGGGTGATCGGCACGCTGATGGCCATGGAAGCCATCAAGCTCATCACCGGCATCGGCACGCCACTGATCGGGCGGGTGTTGACCTATGATGGCAAGGATGCCCGGTTTTCGGAGTTTTCGTATTAG
- the fabB gene encoding beta-ketoacyl-ACP synthase I: MRRVVVTGMGIISSIGNSLDEVTASLKAAKPGIVFAEDQAELGFRSQVKGDPHLDPFELLDRRVTRFMGRGAAWNYLAMQQAIADAGLEESDISNPMTGIVMGSGGSSTRTIVEAADTTRKNTSPKRIGPLAVPKAMGSTASATLATAFGIKGVNYSITAACATSKHCIGNGMEQIMLGKQDVVFAGGHEDLDWTLSNLFDAMGAMSSNFNDTPEKASRCYDVARDGFVISGGAGVLVLEEYEHAKARGARIWAELVGYGATSDGLDMVAPSGEGAARCMQMALKNVGPKVDYINPHATSTPVGDLKEIEAIRAVFGDAGKCPPISATKSLTGHSQGATGVHEAIYSILMMKHRFIAASANIENLDPAFEDMPILRQRRDDVDLGVVLSNSFGFGGTNAALVFKHIDA; the protein is encoded by the coding sequence ATGAGACGAGTTGTCGTCACCGGCATGGGTATCATTTCCTCGATCGGCAATAGCCTGGACGAGGTCACCGCCAGCCTAAAGGCCGCCAAGCCCGGCATTGTGTTTGCCGAGGACCAGGCCGAACTGGGCTTCCGCAGCCAGGTCAAGGGCGATCCGCACCTCGATCCGTTCGAATTGCTCGACCGCCGTGTCACCCGCTTCATGGGCCGTGGCGCCGCCTGGAATTACCTGGCCATGCAGCAGGCCATTGCCGATGCAGGGCTCGAAGAGAGCGACATTTCCAACCCCATGACCGGCATTGTCATGGGCTCGGGCGGCTCCTCCACCCGCACCATTGTCGAAGCGGCCGACACGACCCGCAAGAATACCAGCCCCAAGCGCATCGGGCCGCTCGCCGTGCCCAAGGCCATGGGCTCGACCGCCTCGGCCACATTGGCCACCGCGTTCGGCATCAAGGGCGTCAATTATTCCATCACTGCCGCCTGTGCGACCTCCAAGCATTGCATCGGCAATGGCATGGAACAGATTATGCTGGGCAAGCAGGACGTGGTGTTTGCCGGTGGCCATGAAGATCTCGACTGGACGCTGTCCAACCTGTTCGACGCCATGGGCGCCATGAGCTCCAATTTCAACGACACGCCGGAAAAGGCCTCGCGCTGCTATGACGTGGCACGCGACGGCTTTGTCATCTCGGGCGGCGCGGGCGTTCTGGTACTCGAGGAATACGAACACGCCAAGGCGCGCGGCGCCAGGATCTGGGCGGAACTGGTCGGCTATGGCGCGACCTCGGACGGCCTCGACATGGTCGCCCCCTCAGGCGAGGGCGCGGCGCGCTGCATGCAGATGGCGCTGAAAAATGTCGGCCCCAAGGTCGACTATATCAATCCGCACGCCACCTCGACCCCGGTGGGCGACCTCAAGGAAATCGAGGCCATCCGCGCGGTCTTCGGCGATGCCGGCAAATGCCCGCCCATTTCGGCCACCAAATCGCTGACCGGGCACAGCCAGGGCGCCACCGGCGTGCATGAAGCGATCTATTCGATCCTGATGATGAAGCATCGTTTCATCGCGGCCAGCGCCAATATCGAAAATCTCGACCCGGCCTTTGAAGACATGCCCATCCTGCGCCAGCGCCGCGACGATGTGGATCTGGGTGTGGTGTTGAGCAATTCATTCGGCTTTGGCGGCACCAATGCCGCGCTGGTGTTCAAGCATATTGATGCTTAG
- the fabA gene encoding 3-hydroxyacyl-[acyl-carrier-protein] dehydratase FabA gives MADRQSAFGYEELLAHGRGELPGQMDARLPAPPMLMFDRITQIDETGGAYGKGQVRAELDVNPDLWFFKCHFIGDPVMPGCLGLDAVWQMTGFFLGWIGQPGKGRALGGEIKFTGQVTDDVKLVEYGIDIKRVMRSRLTLGIADGWVKADGKVIYEAKDLRVGLFSDSQLKDQKGA, from the coding sequence ATGGCCGATCGGCAGAGTGCATTTGGGTATGAAGAGCTTTTGGCGCATGGCCGCGGCGAATTGCCGGGCCAGATGGATGCCCGCCTGCCCGCCCCGCCCATGCTGATGTTCGACCGCATCACCCAGATCGACGAGACCGGGGGCGCCTATGGCAAGGGCCAGGTGCGGGCCGAGCTCGACGTCAATCCGGACCTGTGGTTCTTCAAATGCCATTTCATCGGCGATCCGGTGATGCCGGGATGCCTGGGGCTCGACGCGGTGTGGCAGATGACCGGCTTTTTCCTCGGCTGGATCGGCCAGCCCGGCAAGGGCCGCGCCCTTGGCGGTGAAATTAAGTTTACCGGTCAAGTGACCGATGATGTCAAATTGGTCGAGTACGGTATCGACATCAAGCGCGTCATGCGCTCTCGTCTGACGCTGGGCATTGCCGATGGCTGGGTCAAGGCCGACGGCAAGGTGATCTATGAGGCCAAGGACCTGCGGGTGGGCCTGTTCAGCGATAGCCAGCTCAAGGACCAGAAGGGCGCCTGA
- the irrA gene encoding iron response transcriptional regulator IrrA, with amino-acid sequence MAGLRPTRQRVALAELLFGGPHRHVSAEQLHDEASQSRVNVSLATIYNTLHQFHEAGLLREVAVDASRSYFDTDTSDHHHFYVEDEQRMIDIPASSVEFAALPDAPKGMKVSHVDVVIRVRKAQ; translated from the coding sequence ATGGCCGGTCTCCGTCCGACCCGGCAGCGCGTGGCGCTGGCCGAATTGCTGTTCGGCGGCCCGCACCGCCATGTCAGCGCCGAGCAATTGCATGACGAGGCGAGCCAGTCGCGCGTCAATGTTTCGCTCGCCACCATCTACAATACGCTGCACCAGTTCCACGAAGCGGGCCTGTTGCGCGAGGTGGCGGTGGATGCCTCGCGCTCCTATTTCGATACCGACACCTCCGACCACCACCACTTCTATGTGGAAGACGAGCAGCGGATGATCGACATCCCCGCCAGCTCCGTCGAATTCGCCGCCCTCCCCGACGCCCCCAAGGGCATGAAGGTGAGCCATGTCGACGTGGTCATCCGGGTGCGCAAGGCGCAGTAG
- a CDS encoding class I SAM-dependent methyltransferase: protein MKPNAFDGHATSAYAEGPPRQVPGFASLHRMVALLLAERVPADGRVLVLGAGGGLELKALAEAQPGWSFLGVDPSADMLALAKQAIEPHAGRMQLHHGYIEGAPDGECDGATCLLTFHFIPRAERLETLRQIRRRLKPGAPLLLVHISFPQSEPERSQWIARHVAYSAAPGTDPAQLEASRQAIGSRLTILAPDEEEAMLREAGFSGVSLFYAGLSFKGWVAYAG, encoded by the coding sequence ATGAAGCCGAACGCCTTTGATGGCCACGCCACCAGCGCCTATGCCGAGGGCCCACCGCGGCAGGTGCCGGGTTTTGCGAGCCTGCATCGCATGGTGGCGCTGCTGCTGGCGGAACGAGTGCCGGCAGATGGGCGCGTGCTGGTGCTGGGCGCAGGCGGCGGGTTGGAGCTCAAGGCACTGGCCGAGGCGCAGCCAGGCTGGTCCTTCCTGGGCGTCGATCCCTCGGCCGATATGCTGGCCTTGGCCAAACAGGCCATCGAGCCGCATGCCGGCCGCATGCAATTGCATCATGGCTATATCGAGGGCGCCCCGGATGGAGAATGCGACGGCGCCACGTGTCTCCTCACCTTCCATTTTATTCCGCGCGCAGAGCGGCTGGAGACGCTCCGCCAGATCCGCCGCCGCCTGAAGCCCGGCGCGCCTCTCCTGCTGGTCCATATCAGCTTTCCCCAGAGCGAGCCGGAGCGCAGCCAGTGGATCGCCCGCCACGTCGCCTATTCGGCCGCTCCAGGGACGGACCCGGCCCAGCTCGAAGCATCCCGGCAGGCCATCGGCAGCCGGCTCACCATTCTGGCGCCCGATGAAGAAGAAGCCATGCTGCGTGAAGCGGGATTTTCGGGTGTCAGCCTGTTCTATGCCGGGCTCAGTTTCAAAGGCTGGGTGGCCTATGCCGGCTGA
- a CDS encoding BrnA antitoxin family protein, translating into MTTISDKRLAELAKRRDEQIDYSDIPELDEQFWANAQLVEPDGTQQVTLRVKKSVLEAYKATGKGYQTRMNAVLESYAKTLRK; encoded by the coding sequence ATGACGACCATCTCCGATAAACGTCTGGCCGAACTGGCCAAGCGCCGCGACGAGCAGATCGACTATAGCGACATCCCCGAACTGGACGAACAATTTTGGGCCAATGCCCAATTGGTCGAGCCGGACGGCACGCAGCAGGTGACATTGCGCGTCAAGAAGTCAGTTCTCGAGGCCTATAAGGCCACCGGCAAGGGCTACCAGACCCGCATGAACGCGGTGCTGGAATCCTATGCCAAGACCCTGCGGAAATAG
- a CDS encoding BrnT family toxin, producing the protein MPYEWDEAKNRANRLKHGISFEEAQLIFAGPVFSWVDTRLDYGETRIVSIGLISGIVAVTVVHTDRNGTTRIISARLANQRERTIYDDHLR; encoded by the coding sequence ATGCCATATGAATGGGACGAGGCCAAGAACCGCGCCAACCGGCTCAAGCACGGTATCAGCTTTGAGGAAGCGCAACTGATTTTCGCCGGTCCGGTCTTTTCCTGGGTCGATACCCGTCTCGACTATGGCGAGACCAGAATTGTGAGCATCGGCCTGATAAGCGGAATCGTGGCGGTCACGGTGGTGCATACCGACCGTAATGGCACCACTCGCATCATCTCAGCGCGACTGGCCAACCAGCGGGAAAGGACGATTTATGACGACCATCTCCGATAA
- a CDS encoding arylamine N-acetyltransferase family protein, with protein sequence MSQKVNLNAYFERIGFAGSIAPSLATLELLHALHPAAIPFENLSPLLGLPVALDQQSLEKKLLGEKRGGYCFEHNMLLKRMLAELDYPVRGLAAKVLWNDPEAIKERPDHMLVAVDINAATYIADVGFGGLTLTAPLRLRADVEQQTPHETYRLTGGDPEWRLEVKLGDEWRVLYSFTTQERADADYEPLNAVLAGDPASPFTRQLRVALSPKGQRISLLNNRLTIEPLEGEPEQRLLTSVVEMREVLSDIFGIALPVADLLDPRLEVILADAGVAEV encoded by the coding sequence ATGAGCCAAAAGGTCAATCTCAACGCCTATTTCGAGCGAATCGGATTTGCCGGATCGATTGCGCCCAGCCTGGCGACACTGGAATTGCTGCATGCGTTGCATCCTGCCGCCATCCCGTTTGAAAATCTGAGCCCCCTGCTCGGCCTGCCGGTGGCTTTGGACCAGCAGAGCCTGGAGAAGAAGCTGCTCGGCGAAAAGCGGGGCGGCTATTGCTTCGAGCACAATATGCTGCTCAAGCGCATGCTGGCCGAGCTCGATTATCCCGTGCGCGGGCTGGCCGCCAAGGTGCTGTGGAATGACCCTGAGGCGATCAAGGAGCGGCCCGACCATATGCTGGTCGCGGTCGATATCAATGCGGCCACCTATATTGCCGATGTCGGCTTTGGCGGACTAACGCTGACCGCGCCGCTGCGCCTGCGCGCCGATGTGGAGCAACAGACCCCGCACGAAACCTATCGCCTCACCGGGGGCGATCCAGAATGGCGGCTCGAGGTGAAGCTGGGGGACGAATGGCGCGTGCTCTATAGCTTCACCACGCAGGAACGGGCCGACGCCGATTACGAACCGCTCAACGCAGTGCTCGCGGGCGATCCGGCTTCGCCCTTCACCAGGCAATTGCGGGTGGCATTGTCGCCCAAGGGGCAGCGCATCAGCCTGTTGAACAACCGCCTGACCATTGAACCGCTCGAGGGCGAGCCCGAGCAGCGATTGCTGACCAGTGTCGTGGAAATGCGCGAAGTGCTGAGCGATATTTTTGGCATCGCCCTGCCGGTGGCCGATCTGCTCGACCCCAGGCTCGAAGTCATCCTGGCTGATGCCGGCGTGGCGGAGGTCTAG
- a CDS encoding YdeI/OmpD-associated family protein, giving the protein MAPVVVHPDRVKEFADFDAFYDWLKANHDSAEEVWIRIFKKASGIPTISPVEAIDAVLCWGWIDGIRKSWDDVSFVQRYCPRRGKSVWSQINRDNVARMIAAGKMTEHGLAQVEKAKADGRWDAAYTMSMEPPAELLAAIAASPKAQAAYQTLSAQNRFALTFRTHNMKTPAGRAKKIADLVAMLERGETVYPQKGKP; this is encoded by the coding sequence ATGGCGCCCGTCGTCGTCCATCCCGACCGCGTCAAGGAATTTGCCGATTTCGACGCCTTCTATGACTGGCTCAAGGCCAATCATGACAGCGCCGAGGAAGTGTGGATCCGCATTTTCAAAAAGGCCAGCGGCATCCCGACCATCAGTCCGGTCGAGGCGATCGACGCGGTGCTGTGCTGGGGCTGGATCGATGGCATCCGCAAGAGCTGGGACGATGTCTCCTTCGTGCAGCGCTATTGCCCGCGCCGCGGCAAGAGCGTGTGGAGCCAGATCAATCGCGACAATGTTGCCCGCATGATCGCCGCCGGGAAGATGACCGAACATGGCCTGGCCCAGGTCGAAAAAGCCAAGGCCGACGGGCGCTGGGACGCCGCCTATACGATGAGCATGGAGCCGCCCGCCGAGCTGCTGGCCGCCATCGCCGCCAGCCCCAAGGCGCAGGCGGCCTATCAGACGCTGTCGGCGCAGAACCGGTTCGCGCTGACCTTTCGCACCCACAATATGAAGACCCCGGCCGGGCGCGCCAAAAAGATTGCCGATCTCGTCGCCATGCTGGAGCGGGGCGAGACGGTCTATCCGCAAAAGGGAAAGCCGTGA
- a CDS encoding DUF1697 domain-containing protein produces MSRHVALLRGVNLGKRQVKSADLVTAFEAMGFANVKTLLASGNVLFDGEAPERDRIEAALERHFGFEIGTVLRSQEEMRALVARDPFKGRLEDADTKLYVTFLAEPDARTLPMPCGIAGDFEVVDLTEREVFMLAFRLPNGRFGLGMDQVSKHFGSKRLWTSRNFNTVLKAAA; encoded by the coding sequence GTGAGCCGCCACGTGGCGCTGCTGCGCGGCGTCAATCTGGGCAAACGGCAGGTCAAATCAGCGGACCTTGTCACAGCGTTCGAAGCGATGGGTTTTGCCAATGTCAAAACCCTGCTGGCCAGCGGCAATGTGCTGTTCGATGGCGAGGCGCCTGAACGCGACAGAATCGAGGCGGCACTGGAACGCCATTTCGGCTTCGAGATCGGCACCGTGCTGCGCAGCCAGGAGGAGATGCGGGCGCTGGTGGCGCGCGATCCGTTCAAGGGCCGCCTCGAGGATGCCGATACCAAGCTTTATGTGACGTTCCTGGCCGAGCCCGATGCGCGCACCCTGCCCATGCCCTGCGGCATTGCCGGCGATTTCGAAGTGGTCGACCTGACCGAGCGGGAAGTGTTCATGCTGGCCTTTCGCCTACCCAATGGGCGGTTTGGCCTCGGCATGGATCAGGTCAGCAAACATTTTGGCAGCAAGCGGCTCTGGACCTCGCGCAATTTCAATACCGTGCTAAAAGCCGCCGCATAA